In the genome of Chryseobacterium arthrosphaerae, one region contains:
- a CDS encoding NAD(P)/FAD-dependent oxidoreductase codes for MQNKNFDVIITGGSYAGLSAAMALGRSLRNVLVIDNGKPCNRQTPHSHNFITHDGKTPKEISHLAKKDVEKYDTVHFYNGTVIKMSESNSGFAVETASGDIFSAKKLILASGVKDVMPDIPGFAECWGISVLHCPYCHGYEVKNEVTGILSNGEMAFEFSKLIFNMTKSLTLFTNGKAVLSDDQIEKLKQNTISLNENEIEKIEHADGYIQQIIFKNGETVSLQALYAKIPFEQNIDASGNLGCELTEQGFIKVDFMQKTNVPGVFACGDNVTMMRSVANAVAQGNFAGAMVNKELSDEAF; via the coding sequence ATGCAAAATAAAAACTTCGATGTCATCATTACAGGAGGCAGTTACGCCGGATTATCCGCAGCAATGGCTTTGGGAAGATCTCTGCGAAATGTTCTGGTGATTGATAACGGAAAACCCTGTAACAGGCAGACTCCGCATTCTCATAATTTTATTACCCATGACGGGAAAACTCCAAAGGAAATTTCACACCTGGCTAAAAAAGATGTTGAAAAATATGATACCGTTCATTTCTATAACGGAACGGTTATCAAAATGTCAGAAAGCAATTCCGGTTTTGCAGTCGAAACAGCTTCCGGTGACATATTTTCTGCTAAAAAACTGATTCTGGCTTCCGGGGTGAAGGATGTCATGCCGGATATTCCAGGTTTTGCAGAATGTTGGGGGATTTCTGTGCTGCATTGCCCGTACTGTCATGGCTATGAAGTAAAAAATGAAGTGACGGGAATTCTTTCCAACGGAGAAATGGCTTTTGAATTTTCCAAACTGATTTTTAATATGACCAAAAGCCTGACCTTGTTTACCAACGGAAAAGCAGTTCTTTCTGACGATCAGATTGAAAAGCTGAAGCAGAATACAATCAGTCTTAATGAAAATGAAATTGAAAAAATTGAACATGCAGATGGCTATATTCAGCAGATAATCTTTAAAAATGGAGAGACCGTATCATTACAGGCCCTGTATGCCAAGATTCCTTTTGAGCAGAATATTGATGCATCGGGAAACCTTGGCTGTGAACTGACGGAGCAAGGATTTATCAAAGTAGATTTTATGCAGAAAACAAATGTTCCCGGAGTTTTTGCCTGTGGTGATAACGTAACCATGATGAGATCCGTAGCCAATGCTGTAGCACAAGGAAATTTTGCAGGAGCTATGGTGAATAAAGAGCTTTCTGATGAAGCATTTTAA
- a CDS encoding glycosyltransferase family 39 protein — protein MKKNYWVLVLFVLAKFILQYSLISPEYELHRDEYLHLDQANHLAWGYLSVPPVNSWLAWLIKELGNTVFWVKFFPALFGALTIVLTWKTVEELNGSLFAKILASLGILFSVLLRVNMLFQPTSLEIFLWLFLYFSLIRYFNSRKVKWLYIGAVIFGIGILNKYNIAFSLLGLVPALLLTEQRKIFMQPHLYWAALLALIIISPNLLWQYQNQFPVIHHMKELSERQLVHVSSAEFMKSQALFFVGVFFVMIAGWGALLLYKPFEKFRVFFWSYIITITLFLFFKAKDYYAIGLYPVYIAFGSVFLGNIFENGWKRFLKPVSISIPVLLFLPLYNLAFPNKSPEYIETHQDQYRKIGLLRWEDGKDHSLPQDFADMQGWRELAQKVDKQYSQLSKSGNTLVLCDNYGQAGAINYYSEIGVKAISLNADYINWIDLSKKYKNVIRVKDASEAGKELKESGPFFELSGLKDSIANPYARERGTAVFSLQGAKTDINKRIQDEIDETRDRWKK, from the coding sequence ATGAAAAAAAACTATTGGGTTCTTGTCCTTTTTGTTCTTGCTAAATTTATACTTCAGTATTCACTGATAAGCCCGGAATATGAGCTTCACAGAGATGAATACCTGCACCTTGATCAGGCAAATCACTTAGCTTGGGGATACCTTTCAGTACCGCCTGTCAATTCTTGGTTGGCATGGTTAATCAAGGAATTGGGTAATACTGTATTCTGGGTCAAATTTTTTCCGGCTTTGTTCGGAGCTTTAACAATAGTGCTTACATGGAAAACAGTTGAAGAGCTCAATGGAAGCCTGTTTGCTAAAATACTCGCCTCTCTGGGAATCTTGTTTTCGGTGCTCCTTCGGGTCAATATGCTGTTTCAGCCCACTTCCCTGGAGATTTTTCTTTGGCTGTTCCTGTATTTCAGTCTGATCAGATATTTTAATTCCCGAAAAGTAAAATGGCTGTACATAGGAGCTGTCATTTTCGGAATAGGAATATTGAATAAATACAATATTGCTTTTTCCTTATTAGGACTTGTTCCTGCCCTGTTATTAACAGAACAGAGAAAGATTTTTATGCAGCCTCATCTATATTGGGCAGCACTTTTAGCTTTAATTATTATTTCCCCTAATCTTCTTTGGCAGTACCAGAATCAGTTTCCGGTCATTCATCACATGAAAGAGCTTTCGGAAAGACAGCTGGTGCATGTCAGCAGTGCTGAGTTTATGAAATCTCAGGCTTTATTTTTCGTTGGAGTCTTTTTTGTGATGATCGCAGGGTGGGGCGCTTTACTGTTGTATAAACCTTTTGAAAAGTTCAGGGTCTTCTTTTGGAGTTATATCATCACAATTACCCTGTTTTTGTTTTTTAAAGCAAAAGATTATTATGCAATAGGGCTTTATCCGGTATATATTGCTTTTGGATCTGTTTTTCTCGGAAATATTTTTGAAAATGGCTGGAAAAGATTTTTGAAACCCGTCAGTATCAGCATCCCTGTCCTGTTATTTCTCCCATTATATAATCTGGCCTTCCCGAATAAAAGCCCTGAATATATTGAGACTCATCAGGATCAGTACAGGAAAATCGGATTGCTGCGCTGGGAAGACGGAAAAGACCATTCTTTACCTCAGGATTTTGCCGATATGCAGGGATGGAGAGAACTGGCCCAAAAAGTAGATAAACAATATTCCCAACTGTCGAAATCAGGAAATACATTGGTGCTCTGTGACAATTACGGACAGGCAGGTGCAATTAATTATTATTCAGAAATTGGTGTAAAAGCGATATCATTGAATGCTGATTATATCAACTGGATAGATCTGAGCAAAAAATATAAAAATGTGATCAGGGTTAAAGATGCCTCTGAAGCTGGAAAAGAACTCAAAGAATCCGGTCCTTTTTTTGAACTTTCAGGATTGAAAGATTCTATTGCCAATCCGTATGCAAGAGAAAGGGGAACCGCTGTTTTCAGTTTACAGGGAGCGAAAACAGATATCAATAAAAGAATTCAGGACGAAATTGATGAGACAAGAGATCGCTGGAAAAAGTGA
- a CDS encoding efflux RND transporter periplasmic adaptor subunit — MKKKFTWKKAIYIVLGLFFAVALFSGIGYLIKSNSKESEAFLTRKPTIQNMDDKVMATGKIVPKEEIEIKPNITGIIDKILVKEGDKVEVGQLIATVKIVPSISEVNAAQQEVQNAQLQISNAQLNVANMQKQFEMQEKLYKQGVASKQEYLNSQQQLYSQQQTLKNSQQQLNTAQKRLQIAKTGATPELQGQGLATTQIRSKASGTVLEVPVKLGSQVIEANNFNAGTTICSVADLNSLIFKGEIDEAQAGKLRQGMDMNIVIGALQNKTFPGKLTMIAPKGKDNAGTIKFPVEGNVDNPNNEYIRAGFSANGEIVLSSQKNALLMDESLVQYEKKQGKDVPFVEVKQKDGKFKKVYMKLGASDGINVQILPGSEITKDSEIKVWNPSDKDKEELKEKSKAK, encoded by the coding sequence ATGAAAAAGAAATTCACTTGGAAAAAAGCCATTTATATAGTATTGGGGCTTTTCTTTGCAGTGGCATTGTTCTCAGGGATTGGCTATCTTATAAAATCAAACTCTAAGGAAAGTGAGGCTTTCCTTACCCGTAAACCTACCATTCAGAATATGGATGATAAGGTGATGGCTACCGGGAAAATTGTACCGAAGGAAGAGATTGAAATTAAGCCCAACATTACAGGGATCATCGATAAAATCTTAGTGAAAGAAGGAGATAAAGTAGAAGTGGGGCAGCTTATCGCTACGGTGAAAATCGTACCGAGTATTTCTGAAGTAAACGCCGCTCAGCAGGAAGTTCAGAATGCTCAGCTTCAGATCAGCAATGCACAGCTGAATGTTGCTAATATGCAGAAGCAGTTTGAGATGCAGGAAAAGCTTTATAAGCAGGGAGTAGCTTCTAAACAGGAATACCTGAACTCACAGCAGCAGCTGTACTCCCAGCAGCAGACCCTTAAAAATTCCCAGCAGCAGTTGAATACCGCCCAGAAAAGATTACAGATTGCCAAAACCGGTGCTACACCTGAACTTCAGGGGCAGGGACTGGCGACTACACAAATCCGTTCCAAAGCTTCAGGAACCGTTCTTGAAGTTCCTGTGAAATTAGGTAGCCAGGTGATTGAGGCCAATAACTTCAATGCCGGTACAACGATCTGTTCCGTAGCCGATCTGAACTCTCTTATCTTTAAAGGTGAAATTGATGAAGCTCAGGCTGGAAAACTGAGACAGGGGATGGATATGAACATCGTGATCGGTGCCTTACAGAATAAAACCTTCCCCGGGAAACTTACGATGATCGCTCCTAAAGGAAAAGATAATGCAGGGACCATTAAATTTCCGGTAGAAGGAAATGTGGACAATCCTAATAATGAATACATCAGAGCTGGTTTCTCAGCGAATGGTGAAATTGTATTAAGCTCTCAGAAAAATGCTTTATTGATGGACGAATCCTTAGTTCAGTATGAGAAGAAACAGGGAAAAGATGTTCCTTTTGTAGAAGTAAAACAGAAAGACGGCAAATTTAAAAAAGTATATATGAAACTGGGCGCCAGCGATGGAATCAATGTTCAGATTCTTCCGGGGTCTGAGATTACAAAAGATTCTGAAATAAAAGTATGGAACCCGTCTGATAAAGATAAAGAAGAGTTGAAAGAAAAGTCTAAGGCCAAATAA
- a CDS encoding ABC transporter permease — translation MNIIFKKDTWQEIYYSLRNNKLRTFLTMIGVGWGMFLYVSLLGAAKGMENGFDKLFSGFATNSIFLWAQKTSIPYEGFPKGRDVHLNLSDMEVLKKKIPDIDYISPQNSRGSFTGGPGEAMSRNGKNATYALTGDYSVGNKISEKKLIFGRYINDADVAGNKNVVVIGEEIYKNFFDAKKNENPIGKSVNIKGLFFNVIGVFRVKKGGGFESDQSAFIPLSTYTKMYNAGDQVDLFAIVGKPTADLNVVEDQIKQILKTKNKVSPEDTNAFGSANVQKEFKKLTGFLSGMQLLTIIVGTLTILAGVIAISNILLITVKERTKEIGIRRALGAKPAEVRNQILLESVVITLSSGLLGFMSGIFVLMILNIATQGQDSFPFYNPTVNYGNVFAAMAVMVVLGLIIGMIPAQRAVKIKPIEALRTE, via the coding sequence GTGAACATCATATTTAAAAAAGATACTTGGCAGGAGATCTATTATTCTTTGAGGAATAATAAGCTCCGTACATTTCTTACCATGATCGGCGTAGGATGGGGGATGTTTTTGTATGTAAGCCTTCTTGGAGCAGCAAAAGGAATGGAAAATGGTTTTGATAAACTGTTTTCCGGTTTTGCAACCAATTCGATCTTTTTGTGGGCGCAGAAAACATCTATTCCTTACGAAGGATTTCCTAAAGGCAGGGATGTTCATCTGAACCTGTCCGATATGGAGGTGCTGAAAAAGAAAATACCGGATATTGATTATATCTCGCCGCAAAATTCAAGAGGAAGCTTTACGGGAGGTCCCGGTGAAGCCATGTCAAGAAACGGGAAAAATGCTACTTATGCCCTTACGGGAGACTATTCCGTAGGAAACAAAATTTCAGAAAAGAAACTGATCTTCGGACGTTACATCAATGATGCAGATGTTGCAGGTAACAAAAATGTGGTCGTGATCGGGGAAGAAATTTATAAGAACTTTTTTGATGCCAAGAAAAATGAAAACCCAATCGGAAAATCTGTTAATATCAAAGGATTATTCTTTAATGTGATCGGAGTTTTCCGGGTCAAGAAAGGAGGAGGCTTTGAAAGTGACCAGTCGGCCTTTATTCCCCTTTCCACCTATACCAAGATGTATAATGCAGGAGACCAGGTTGATCTGTTTGCTATTGTCGGAAAGCCTACTGCAGACCTTAATGTGGTGGAAGATCAGATAAAACAGATTTTAAAAACTAAAAATAAGGTTTCCCCTGAAGATACCAATGCATTCGGAAGTGCCAACGTACAGAAAGAATTTAAAAAGCTGACAGGGTTTCTTTCCGGGATGCAGCTGCTGACCATCATCGTGGGAACCCTTACAATCCTTGCAGGGGTAATTGCAATCTCCAATATTCTTTTGATCACCGTAAAAGAAAGAACAAAAGAGATCGGGATCAGACGGGCTTTGGGAGCAAAACCTGCGGAAGTAAGAAATCAGATTCTGCTTGAAAGTGTTGTGATCACCCTTTCTTCAGGGCTTTTGGGATTTATGTCCGGGATTTTTGTACTTATGATCTTAAATATTGCTACCCAGGGCCAGGATTCATTTCCATTCTATAACCCGACTGTTAATTATGGGAATGTATTTGCAGCAATGGCAGTGATGGTGGTTTTAGGATTGATCATCGGAATGATTCCCGCGCAGAGAGCAGTGAAGATTAAACCGATTGAGGCATTAAGAACAGAGTAA
- a CDS encoding ABC transporter permease, with amino-acid sequence MFDLDRWQEIFSSIRSNVLRTVLSGFTVALGLFIFIVLFGIGKGLQNAFSEGFAGDAKNLITIYTGKTTLGYKGLQSDRNVTMTNSDYDFLVNTDKEKVGASSPRYATNLMVKYGKESGLYQVHGAEPGEQVIENRKVIDGRYINSFDLERKQNVAVIGRMVQRDLIKNGGSIGKELDINGTMFKVVGVFSDDGGDRDERHITVPITTLQQMKKGSDTVNIAYIAYNEKLTPEQAIKYGDELKDKLKARKNVSPDDENGVRVWNNAKNMNDTFTFMAVLTAIVGFIGLGTLLAGIIGISNIMVYIVKERTREIGVRKAIGAKPGGIVALIVQESVVITVISGFVGVGIGVLTLNLLGDSLEEFFIKNPSVGWGTIFMAFIALVFSGLVAGFVPAYRASRIKPIEALRTE; translated from the coding sequence ATGTTTGACCTAGATCGTTGGCAGGAAATATTCAGTTCTATCCGCAGTAATGTACTTCGGACGGTACTTTCAGGGTTTACAGTGGCCCTGGGGCTGTTTATTTTTATTGTACTTTTTGGAATCGGAAAAGGCCTGCAGAATGCTTTCTCAGAAGGGTTTGCAGGAGATGCCAAAAACCTGATCACCATTTATACCGGGAAAACCACTTTGGGCTATAAAGGACTGCAGTCTGACAGAAATGTGACCATGACTAACAGTGACTACGATTTCCTTGTGAATACAGATAAAGAAAAAGTAGGAGCGTCCAGCCCCAGATATGCCACCAACCTGATGGTGAAATACGGAAAGGAAAGCGGCCTTTATCAGGTGCATGGTGCAGAGCCGGGGGAACAGGTTATTGAGAACAGAAAAGTAATTGACGGCCGTTATATCAACTCTTTTGATCTGGAAAGAAAACAGAATGTTGCTGTAATCGGAAGAATGGTACAGAGAGACCTCATAAAAAACGGAGGATCTATAGGAAAGGAGCTAGATATCAACGGAACCATGTTTAAAGTAGTGGGAGTGTTCTCTGATGACGGAGGTGACAGGGATGAAAGACATATCACCGTTCCTATTACCACTTTGCAACAGATGAAAAAAGGATCTGATACTGTTAATATAGCTTATATCGCTTACAATGAAAAACTTACCCCTGAGCAGGCCATCAAATATGGGGATGAGCTGAAAGATAAATTAAAAGCCAGAAAAAATGTTTCTCCGGATGATGAAAATGGAGTCCGTGTCTGGAATAATGCCAAAAACATGAACGATACCTTTACATTTATGGCGGTTCTTACAGCCATTGTCGGATTTATCGGGCTTGGGACCCTGTTGGCCGGAATTATCGGGATCAGTAATATCATGGTTTATATTGTAAAAGAGAGAACCAGAGAAATTGGAGTACGGAAAGCAATTGGAGCTAAGCCGGGAGGTATTGTTGCTCTTATTGTACAGGAAAGCGTTGTGATTACAGTGATTTCCGGATTTGTAGGCGTAGGAATAGGAGTCCTTACACTCAACCTGCTCGGCGATAGTCTTGAAGAATTTTTCATTAAAAACCCAAGTGTAGGATGGGGAACTATTTTTATGGCATTCATTGCACTGGTCTTTTCGGGACTGGTAGCAGGTTTTGTTCCGGCATACAGAGCTTCGAGAATTAAACCGATTGAAGCCTTGAGGACAGAATAA
- a CDS encoding ABC transporter ATP-binding protein, protein MLVIQDLHKSYDTGKSKLHVLKGINLNISEGEFVSIMGSSGSGKSTLLNIIGILDEKDSGTYELDGVPIEHLSEIKAAEYRSKFLGFIFQSFNLISYKTALENVALPLYYQNVPRKERNQKALEYLEKVGLGQWANHLPNELSGGQKQRVAIARALITNPKVVLADEPTGALDSKTTHDIMKLLQDINNEGKTIIVVTHEPDVAAQTKRNVVLKDGIIESDEFIKQIVL, encoded by the coding sequence ATGTTAGTAATTCAGGATTTACATAAGTCATACGATACGGGAAAAAGCAAGCTTCACGTTCTCAAAGGAATTAATCTGAATATTTCAGAGGGCGAGTTTGTATCTATTATGGGAAGTTCCGGTTCCGGAAAATCTACCCTTCTTAATATTATTGGTATTCTGGACGAAAAAGATTCCGGTACCTATGAATTGGATGGAGTTCCTATCGAGCACTTATCAGAGATAAAAGCTGCTGAATACAGAAGTAAGTTTTTAGGATTTATTTTTCAGTCTTTTAACCTTATCAGTTACAAAACGGCACTGGAAAACGTAGCGTTACCTCTTTATTACCAGAATGTACCCAGAAAGGAACGGAATCAGAAAGCTTTGGAATATCTTGAAAAAGTAGGGTTGGGACAATGGGCAAACCATTTGCCTAACGAGCTTTCAGGAGGGCAGAAACAGAGGGTGGCCATTGCAAGAGCACTGATTACCAATCCAAAAGTAGTACTGGCGGATGAACCTACCGGAGCCTTGGATTCGAAAACCACCCATGACATTATGAAACTTCTTCAGGATATCAACAATGAAGGCAAAACCATCATTGTAGTAACCCACGAACCGGATGTTGCCGCACAGACCAAAAGAAATGTAGTGCTGAAGGATGGGATCATTGAAAGTGATGAGTTTATAAAGCAGATTGTACTTTAA
- a CDS encoding ribonucleotide-diphosphate reductase subunit beta, with protein sequence MGIFDKRVSYKPFEYPEVLQFVEAINKSFWVHSEVDFTADVQDFHSQLEPHEKHAVKNALLAIAQIEVSVKTFWGNLYNHLPKPEFNGLGSTFAECEFRHSEAYSRLLEVLGYNDEFLNVIEIPAVKGRIEFLGNALKHANSATPKEYVSALLLFSILVENVSLFSQFAIILSFTRFKGFMKNVSNIIAWTSVDEQIHANAGIYLINKIREEQPDLLTESDIEDIYTLVDESIAKEGDILSWIFELGEIDNVSKEDLLNFMKYRVDDSLKKINMKTRYNITPEQYRPMVWFEEEVFANSLDDFFAKRPVDYTKHDKSITANDLF encoded by the coding sequence ATGGGAATTTTTGATAAAAGAGTAAGTTATAAGCCATTTGAATACCCGGAGGTTCTTCAATTTGTAGAGGCAATCAACAAATCGTTCTGGGTACATTCGGAAGTGGACTTTACTGCAGATGTTCAGGATTTTCATTCGCAGTTGGAACCACATGAAAAGCACGCTGTGAAAAATGCGCTGTTAGCCATTGCACAGATCGAGGTGTCTGTAAAGACATTCTGGGGAAATCTATACAATCACCTGCCGAAACCGGAATTCAATGGATTAGGATCTACTTTTGCAGAATGCGAATTCCGTCATTCTGAAGCCTATTCCCGTTTATTGGAGGTATTGGGATATAATGATGAATTCCTTAACGTAATTGAAATTCCTGCCGTAAAAGGAAGAATCGAATTTCTTGGAAATGCTTTGAAACATGCTAATTCCGCAACGCCTAAAGAGTACGTTTCAGCATTGTTATTATTCAGTATTCTTGTAGAAAATGTTTCTCTTTTCTCTCAATTTGCCATCATCCTCTCTTTCACGAGATTCAAAGGATTCATGAAAAATGTTTCCAATATCATTGCATGGACTTCCGTAGATGAACAAATTCATGCCAATGCAGGAATCTACCTGATCAATAAAATCCGTGAAGAACAACCGGACCTGTTGACAGAAAGTGACATCGAAGATATCTATACTCTTGTAGACGAATCCATCGCAAAAGAAGGCGATATCCTGAGCTGGATCTTTGAACTGGGTGAAATCGATAACGTATCTAAAGAAGACCTGTTAAACTTCATGAAATACCGTGTGGATGACAGCCTTAAGAAAATCAATATGAAAACAAGATACAACATCACTCCGGAACAATACAGACCAATGGTATGGTTCGAGGAAGAAGTTTTCGCCAATTCATTGGATGATTTCTTTGCAAAACGACCTGTGGATTATACAAAACACGATAAGAGTATTACAGCCAACGATTTGTTCTAA
- a CDS encoding ribonucleoside-diphosphate reductase subunit alpha translates to MEEQNSNIWWLNEESEQMLNRGYLLKGETVDGAIDRITTAAAKRLYKPELQPAFKEMITKGWISFSSPVWANMGTERGLPISCFNTHIPDSIEGITHKMGEVIMQTKIGGGTSGYFGELRNRGTAVTDNGKSSGAVSFMKLFDTAMDVVSQGGVRRGAFAAYLDIDHGDIEEFLSIKDIGSPIQNLFTGVCVPDYWMQDMIDGDMDKRKVWARVLESRQQKGLPYIFFTDNVNRNKPQVYKDLGMTVNASNLCSEIMLPSTMEESFICCLSSMNLELYDEWKDTDAVKLAVYFLDAVLSEFIDKTEGNYYLQGARNFAMRHRALGLGVLGYHSYLQKNMIPFESFEATQFNARAFRHIKEQAEQASRELANIYGEPEVLKGYGLRNTTTMAIAPTTSSSAILGQTSPGIEPFSSNYYKAGLAKGNFMRKNKYLAKLLKEKGLDNEETWRTIMLNHGSVQHLNELTAEEKAVFKTFKEISPMEIISQAAQRQQYIDQAQSLNLQIPSTMPVKDVNYLYIEAWKKGVKTLYYQRSSSVSKEMMVNFVSCSSCEA, encoded by the coding sequence ATGGAAGAGCAAAATTCAAATATATGGTGGCTCAACGAAGAGTCTGAGCAGATGTTGAACAGAGGATATCTGTTGAAAGGTGAAACGGTAGACGGAGCTATCGACAGAATCACCACTGCTGCTGCAAAAAGGTTATACAAGCCGGAACTTCAGCCAGCTTTCAAAGAAATGATCACAAAAGGATGGATCAGTTTCTCTTCTCCCGTATGGGCTAATATGGGAACAGAGAGAGGTCTTCCGATCTCTTGTTTCAACACCCACATTCCGGACAGCATTGAAGGAATTACCCATAAAATGGGTGAAGTGATCATGCAGACAAAAATCGGAGGTGGTACTTCAGGCTATTTCGGAGAGCTTAGAAACAGAGGAACAGCTGTAACGGATAACGGAAAATCTTCCGGAGCTGTTTCATTTATGAAGCTTTTTGATACCGCAATGGATGTTGTTTCACAGGGAGGTGTAAGAAGAGGGGCTTTTGCTGCTTACTTAGATATTGACCACGGAGATATTGAAGAATTTTTATCCATTAAAGATATCGGTAGCCCGATTCAGAACCTGTTCACCGGAGTATGTGTTCCGGATTACTGGATGCAGGATATGATTGACGGTGATATGGACAAGCGTAAAGTTTGGGCAAGAGTATTGGAAAGCCGCCAGCAGAAAGGACTTCCTTATATTTTCTTTACCGATAACGTCAACAGAAACAAACCTCAGGTATATAAAGATTTAGGAATGACGGTAAACGCAAGTAACCTTTGTTCTGAAATCATGCTTCCATCCACAATGGAAGAATCATTCATCTGCTGTCTGTCTTCCATGAACCTTGAATTATATGATGAGTGGAAAGATACAGATGCGGTAAAATTGGCAGTATACTTCCTTGATGCCGTATTATCTGAATTCATTGATAAAACGGAAGGAAACTACTACTTACAGGGAGCAAGAAACTTCGCAATGCGTCACAGAGCCCTTGGATTAGGAGTTTTAGGATACCATTCGTACCTGCAGAAAAACATGATCCCATTTGAAAGCTTTGAAGCGACTCAGTTCAACGCAAGAGCATTCAGACATATTAAAGAGCAGGCTGAGCAGGCTTCAAGAGAACTGGCTAACATTTACGGAGAGCCGGAAGTACTGAAAGGGTACGGATTAAGAAATACCACTACAATGGCTATTGCTCCTACCACTTCCAGTTCTGCAATCCTGGGACAGACTTCTCCGGGAATTGAACCTTTCTCTTCCAACTATTATAAAGCAGGTCTTGCAAAAGGAAACTTTATGCGTAAGAACAAATACCTGGCAAAACTATTGAAAGAAAAAGGACTGGATAACGAAGAAACGTGGAGAACAATCATGCTGAACCATGGTTCTGTACAGCACCTGAACGAGCTTACTGCTGAAGAGAAAGCAGTATTCAAAACATTCAAGGAAATCTCTCCGATGGAGATCATTTCTCAGGCAGCACAAAGACAGCAATACATTGACCAGGCACAGTCTCTGAACCTTCAGATCCCATCTACAATGCCTGTAAAAGATGTAAACTACCTGTATATTGAAGCATGGAAAAAAGGGGTAAAAACACTTTACTACCAAAGAAGTTCTTCCGTTTCGAAAGAAATGATGGTGAACTTTGTATCATGCTCAAGCTGTGAAGCATAG